A stretch of Streptomyces vietnamensis DNA encodes these proteins:
- a CDS encoding phosphoribosyl-ATP diphosphatase, with translation MANKTFEELFSELKLKAETGDPATSRTAELVGKGVHAIGKKVVEEAAEVWMAAEYEGKEAAAEEISQLLYHVQVMMVARGISLDDVYAHL, from the coding sequence ATGGCGAACAAAACCTTCGAAGAGCTCTTCTCCGAGCTCAAGCTCAAGGCAGAGACCGGCGACCCGGCCACCTCCCGCACGGCGGAGCTGGTGGGCAAGGGCGTCCATGCCATCGGCAAGAAGGTCGTCGAGGAGGCCGCCGAGGTCTGGATGGCCGCCGAGTACGAGGGCAAGGAAGCGGCCGCCGAGGAGATCTCGCAGCTGCTGTACCACGTCCAGGTGATGATGGTCGCCCGCGGGATCTCGCTCGACGACGTCTACGCCCACCTCTGA
- the hisG gene encoding ATP phosphoribosyltransferase has translation MLRIAVPNKGSLSGPASAMLHEAGYRQRKESKELVVVDPENEVEFFYLRPKDIAIYVASGKLDIGITGRDLLLDSGASAEEILPLNFGRSTFRYATRPGTASGPEDFGGMTIATSYEGIVAKHLADQGIDASVVHLDGAVETAIQLGVAQVIADVVETGTSLRNAGLEVIGEPILTSEAVVIRRHGASDDHPQVQQFMRRLQGVLVARSYVMMDYDCRAEHLEQAVALTPGLESPTVSPLHNEGWVAVRAMVPAKEAQRIMDDLYEIGARAILTTAIHACRL, from the coding sequence ATGCTGCGCATCGCCGTCCCCAACAAGGGTTCCCTCTCCGGACCTGCGTCGGCCATGCTCCATGAGGCCGGCTACCGCCAGCGCAAAGAGTCCAAGGAGCTCGTGGTCGTCGACCCCGAGAACGAGGTCGAGTTCTTCTACCTGCGGCCGAAGGACATCGCGATCTACGTCGCTTCCGGGAAGCTGGACATCGGCATCACCGGCCGTGACCTGCTCCTGGACTCCGGAGCCAGCGCCGAGGAGATCCTCCCGCTGAACTTCGGCCGCTCCACCTTCCGCTACGCCACCCGCCCGGGCACCGCGAGCGGCCCCGAGGACTTCGGCGGCATGACGATCGCCACCTCCTACGAGGGCATCGTCGCCAAGCACCTCGCCGACCAGGGCATCGACGCCTCCGTCGTCCACCTCGACGGCGCCGTCGAGACCGCGATCCAGCTGGGCGTCGCCCAGGTCATCGCGGACGTCGTGGAGACCGGCACCAGCCTGCGCAACGCGGGCCTGGAGGTCATCGGCGAGCCGATCCTGACCTCCGAGGCCGTCGTCATCCGCCGCCACGGCGCCTCCGACGACCACCCGCAGGTGCAGCAGTTCATGCGCCGCCTCCAGGGCGTCCTGGTCGCCCGCTCGTACGTGATGATGGACTACGACTGCCGGGCCGAGCACCTGGAGCAGGCCGTCGCCCTCACCCCGGGCCTGGAGTCGCCGACCGTCTCCCCGCTGCACAACGAGGGCTGGGTCGCCGTCCGCGCGATGGTCCCCGCCAAGGAGGCGCAGCGGATCATGGACGACCTGTACGAGATCGGCGCCCGCGCCATCCTCACCACCGCCATCCACGCCTGCCGCCTCTGA
- the ribH gene encoding 6,7-dimethyl-8-ribityllumazine synthase, whose protein sequence is MSGKGAPVLSVKNCGDLRVAVIAAQWHEKIMDGLVDGALRALSELGIDEPTLLRVPGSFELPVVAKVLAGRGYDAIVALGVVIRGGTPHFEYVCQGVTHGLTQVSIDTGVPVGFGVLTVDNEEQALDRAGLEGSSEDKGHEAVTAAVATATTLRTVSEPWR, encoded by the coding sequence ATGAGCGGCAAGGGCGCACCCGTCCTCAGCGTGAAGAACTGCGGCGACCTCCGGGTCGCGGTCATCGCGGCGCAGTGGCACGAGAAGATCATGGACGGACTCGTCGACGGCGCCCTGCGCGCCCTGAGCGAGCTCGGCATCGACGAGCCGACGCTCCTGCGCGTCCCCGGCAGCTTCGAGCTCCCGGTCGTGGCGAAGGTCCTCGCCGGGCGCGGATACGATGCCATCGTGGCACTCGGCGTCGTCATCCGCGGCGGAACACCGCACTTCGAGTACGTGTGCCAGGGCGTCACCCACGGCCTCACCCAGGTCTCGATCGACACCGGCGTACCCGTCGGATTCGGTGTCCTCACCGTCGACAACGAGGAGCAGGCGCTCGACCGGGCCGGTCTCGAAGGATCCTCCGAGGACAAGGGCCACGAAGCGGTCACCGCCGCCGTCGCCACCGCCACCACGCTGCGCACGGTCAGCGAACCCTGGCGCTGA
- a CDS encoding bifunctional 3,4-dihydroxy-2-butanone-4-phosphate synthase/GTP cyclohydrolase II, with amino-acid sequence MNAHSLWDATDLALDPVEQAIRDIAAGRPVVVVDDEDRENEGDLVIAAEKATPEIVAFMMSECRGLICAPMEDEELQRLELPQMVEHNTESMRTAFTVSVDASPAHGVTTGISAADRATTLRMLASGSHEPSDFVRPGHIFPLRAKPGGVLVRNGHTEAAVDLARLAGLRPAGAIVEIAGEDGVMLRLPELVPFARKHGLTIISIEDLIAYRRSAEPTVRREAEVQLPTAHGEFTAYGYRSTVDGVEHVALVHGEIGDGEDVLVRVHSECLTGDIFQSQRCDCGPQLQASMDRITEAGRGVVVYLRGHEGRGIGLLSKLRAYELQEQGRDTLDANLELGLPADARDYAAGAQILGDLGVRSLRLMTNNPDKIDALARHGLRVEGREPMPVQAGEHNLRYLRTKRDRMGHDLPWLDGSPASTCNNQ; translated from the coding sequence ATGAACGCGCATTCCCTCTGGGACGCCACCGACCTCGCCCTCGACCCCGTCGAGCAGGCCATCCGCGACATCGCCGCCGGCCGCCCCGTCGTCGTCGTCGACGACGAGGACCGCGAGAACGAGGGCGACCTCGTCATCGCCGCCGAGAAGGCCACCCCCGAGATCGTCGCCTTCATGATGAGCGAGTGCCGCGGCCTGATCTGCGCCCCCATGGAGGACGAGGAGCTGCAGCGCCTCGAACTCCCGCAGATGGTCGAGCACAACACCGAGTCGATGCGCACGGCCTTCACCGTCTCCGTCGACGCGTCCCCCGCCCACGGCGTCACCACCGGCATCTCCGCCGCCGACCGCGCCACCACCCTGCGGATGCTCGCCTCCGGCAGCCACGAGCCCTCCGACTTCGTCCGGCCCGGCCACATCTTCCCGCTGCGCGCCAAGCCCGGCGGCGTCCTCGTCCGCAACGGACACACCGAGGCCGCCGTCGACCTCGCCCGCCTCGCGGGCCTCCGCCCGGCCGGCGCGATCGTCGAGATCGCCGGCGAGGACGGCGTGATGCTGCGCCTGCCCGAACTGGTCCCCTTCGCCCGCAAGCACGGCCTGACGATCATCTCCATCGAGGACCTGATCGCCTACCGGCGCTCCGCCGAGCCGACCGTCCGCCGCGAGGCCGAGGTCCAGCTCCCCACCGCGCACGGCGAGTTCACCGCGTACGGCTACCGCTCCACCGTCGACGGCGTCGAGCACGTCGCCCTCGTCCACGGCGAGATCGGCGACGGCGAGGACGTCCTCGTCCGGGTCCACTCCGAGTGCCTGACCGGCGACATCTTCCAGTCGCAGCGCTGCGACTGCGGCCCCCAGCTGCAGGCCTCCATGGACCGGATCACCGAGGCCGGGCGCGGCGTCGTCGTCTACCTGCGCGGCCACGAGGGCCGCGGCATCGGCCTGCTGTCCAAGCTGCGCGCGTACGAGCTCCAGGAGCAGGGCCGCGACACCCTCGACGCCAACCTGGAGCTCGGACTGCCCGCCGACGCCCGCGACTACGCGGCCGGCGCGCAGATCCTCGGCGACCTCGGCGTCCGCAGCCTGCGCCTGATGACCAACAACCCCGACAAGATCGACGCCCTCGCCCGTCACGGCCTGAGGGTCGAGGGCCGGGAGCCCATGCCGGTCCAGGCCGGCGAGCACAACCTCCGCTACCTGCGCACCAAGCGGGACCGGATGGGGCACGACCTGCCCTGGCTGGACGGCTCCCCGGCTTCCACCTGCAACAACCAGTAA